The following coding sequences lie in one Vicinamibacterales bacterium genomic window:
- the cysD gene encoding sulfate adenylyltransferase subunit CysD: MSSHLRTLEADSLHIMREVAAEFARPVMLYSIGKDSSVLLRLAQKAFHPGPIPFPLLHIDTTYKFREMIEFRDRQAAAVGARLIVHTNTAAIADGTQPHAVGTQRCCALLKTKALLDALQAGGFDAAFGGARRDEERSRAKERVFSLRDPLGQWDPKRQRPELWRLLNSRLNPGESVRVFPLSNWTELDVWHYIDAERIPVVPLYFAREREVLVRGESLLVPEQPFVPRLPGEQTERVVCRMRSLGCSPCTGAIRSTATTIPEIVEELLAVRQSERQLRIIDHDQDGSMEMKKREGYF; encoded by the coding sequence ATGTCGAGTCACCTGCGCACACTCGAGGCTGACAGCCTCCACATCATGCGTGAGGTCGCGGCGGAGTTCGCCCGGCCGGTGATGCTCTACTCCATCGGCAAGGATTCGTCCGTGCTGCTGCGGCTGGCGCAGAAGGCGTTCCACCCGGGGCCGATTCCCTTCCCTCTCCTCCACATCGACACCACCTACAAGTTCCGGGAGATGATCGAGTTCCGCGACCGGCAGGCGGCAGCGGTCGGGGCCCGGCTGATCGTGCACACCAACACGGCGGCGATCGCCGACGGCACCCAGCCGCACGCCGTCGGCACGCAGCGGTGCTGCGCGCTGCTCAAGACGAAGGCCCTGCTCGACGCGCTGCAGGCCGGCGGCTTCGACGCGGCGTTTGGCGGCGCCCGCCGCGACGAAGAGCGGTCGCGCGCCAAGGAGCGGGTCTTCTCGCTCAGGGATCCTCTCGGCCAGTGGGATCCCAAGCGGCAGCGTCCGGAACTCTGGCGCCTGCTCAACAGCCGCCTCAACCCCGGCGAGAGCGTCCGCGTCTTCCCGCTCTCGAACTGGACCGAACTCGACGTCTGGCACTACATCGACGCGGAACGCATTCCCGTCGTGCCGCTCTACTTCGCCAGGGAACGCGAGGTCCTCGTCCGCGGCGAGAGCCTGCTCGTGCCGGAACAACCCTTCGTGCCGCGGCTGCCCGGCGAACAGACCGAGCGCGTCGTCTGCCGCATGCGCTCGCTCGGATGCTCTCCCTGCACGGGCGCAATCCGCTCGACCGCCACGACGATTCCCGAGATCGTCGAAGAACTGCTGGCGGTGCGCCAGTCGGAGCGTCAGCTGCGGATCATCGATCACGACCAGGACGGATCCATGGAAATGAAGAAGCGGGAGGGCTACTTCTGA
- a CDS encoding P-II family nitrogen regulator, whose product MKLLKAIIRPSKVDEVKDALANLNISGMTVTEVRGHGKQKGHTAIYRGKEYNVSLLPKMQIEVVVTNNIAEEAIRAIVTAARTGEIGDGRVFVLPVERAYRIRTGEEEVV is encoded by the coding sequence ATGAAGCTGCTGAAGGCCATCATCCGGCCGAGCAAGGTCGACGAGGTCAAGGATGCCCTGGCCAACCTGAACATCTCGGGGATGACGGTGACCGAGGTCCGCGGCCACGGCAAGCAGAAGGGGCATACCGCGATCTACCGCGGCAAGGAATACAACGTCAGCCTGCTGCCGAAGATGCAAATCGAGGTCGTGGTGACCAACAACATCGCTGAAGAAGCCATTCGCGCCATCGTCACGGCGGCGCGGACCGGCGAGATCGGCGATGGCCGCGTCTTCGTGCTGCCGGTCGAGCGCGCGTACCGCATCCGCACCGGGGAGGAGGAAGTGGTCTGA
- a CDS encoding HD domain-containing protein — protein sequence MYGNAVAAALEDARRTLGRDIIAGDGGASVLRRYAAAVDREIQRLYAAANGDALSVALIALGGYGRHHLCPYSDIDLLVLFGGAIGAAEERFLRDLLHPLWDAGLVVGHQIREAGELAALEDDNPEFLLAVCDARHAAGDAALCRRLREAWDRPRTRARVLAALSELMETRHAQFAHTLYQLEPDVKESPGGLRDISAVRTIAEACDPSLLRRNEDDAARLDRAENFLLRIRALLHLERRRNDNVLSHELQEKIAGELGYPGQSPRQQVESLMADYFSHARGVARTLDRVRRTAPAPVGVNLGRTADGVRFIDEARAGRQPDVWLSAFQAAIDAGVAVADETLDCIRRHADGVSFAGLFPTAERATALLAFLAPRAGLYARLSEMHDCGLLERMIPPFRGVTCRVFRDFYHKYTVDEHTLQTIRNIERLVSHPEARPRFSGLLRELDAPEQLVLSLLLHDVGKWRDEDHAVESVRMAEGLLDQLQLSPRATETVLFLIRHHLRMSQVAFRRDTEDPEIVREFAALVGSEERLKLLCLMTLADVDAVSPETLTPWKEELLWRLYVDTYNTLTLQYGDDLIERTQSMVAACVERRPPDLEAGEIAAFLEGLPKRYLQLFDRRAVYEHVQLARDIHPDEVHLRLVRAETAWELTVVTLDKPMLFANICGVLSSFGMDILRGHAMTNPNGLVLDVFQFADAERFLALNPGASEAVLHALEEVVAGRSNVADRLRGRLRGLRRRPLPRVDPIVRIDGTVSRKYSVLEIVLPDDFGLLYRISRAISEQGCEIDLVLISTEGHTAIDVFHLTRRGAKLTSAEQEALKSFLQRTLEDNE from the coding sequence ATGTACGGTAATGCCGTGGCGGCGGCTCTCGAAGACGCACGGCGCACGCTCGGCCGCGACATCATCGCGGGCGACGGTGGCGCGTCGGTGCTGCGCAGATACGCTGCCGCGGTCGATCGTGAGATCCAGCGCCTGTACGCGGCGGCCAACGGCGACGCGCTCTCGGTCGCGCTCATTGCCCTCGGCGGCTACGGCCGCCATCATCTCTGCCCGTACTCCGACATCGATCTGCTGGTGCTGTTCGGCGGCGCGATCGGCGCGGCCGAAGAACGGTTCCTGCGCGACCTGCTGCACCCGCTCTGGGATGCCGGCCTCGTCGTCGGCCACCAGATCCGCGAGGCGGGCGAGCTGGCGGCGCTCGAAGACGACAATCCGGAGTTCCTGCTCGCCGTCTGTGACGCGCGCCACGCCGCCGGCGATGCGGCGCTCTGCCGCCGCCTGCGCGAGGCCTGGGACCGGCCGCGCACCCGCGCCCGCGTCCTCGCCGCCCTGTCCGAGCTGATGGAGACGCGCCACGCCCAGTTCGCGCACACGCTCTATCAGCTCGAGCCCGATGTGAAGGAGTCCCCAGGCGGCCTGCGCGACATCTCCGCCGTGCGCACCATCGCCGAAGCCTGCGATCCCTCGCTGCTGCGGCGCAACGAGGACGACGCCGCGCGGCTCGACCGGGCGGAGAACTTCCTGTTGCGGATCCGCGCGCTGCTGCATCTCGAGCGCCGCCGCAACGACAACGTGCTCAGCCACGAGCTGCAGGAAAAAATTGCCGGCGAGCTCGGTTATCCGGGACAGTCGCCGCGCCAGCAGGTTGAGTCGCTGATGGCCGACTACTTCAGCCACGCGCGAGGCGTCGCCCGTACGCTCGATCGGGTCCGCCGCACCGCGCCGGCGCCGGTCGGCGTCAATCTCGGACGTACGGCCGATGGCGTGCGCTTCATCGACGAGGCGCGCGCCGGCCGCCAGCCCGACGTCTGGCTGAGCGCGTTCCAGGCGGCGATCGACGCCGGCGTGGCCGTCGCCGACGAGACTCTGGACTGCATTCGCCGCCACGCCGACGGCGTGTCCTTCGCCGGCCTCTTTCCCACCGCCGAGCGCGCCACCGCGCTGTTGGCGTTTCTGGCACCGCGCGCCGGACTCTACGCCCGCCTGTCCGAGATGCACGACTGCGGCCTGCTGGAGCGGATGATTCCGCCGTTCCGCGGGGTGACCTGCCGCGTATTCCGCGATTTCTACCACAAGTACACCGTCGACGAGCACACGCTTCAGACGATCCGCAACATCGAGCGGCTCGTCTCGCACCCCGAGGCGCGCCCGCGCTTCTCGGGGCTGCTGCGCGAGCTCGACGCGCCCGAGCAGCTCGTCCTGTCGCTGCTGCTGCACGACGTCGGCAAGTGGCGCGACGAAGACCACGCCGTCGAGAGCGTGCGCATGGCCGAGGGGCTGCTCGACCAGCTGCAGCTGTCGCCGCGGGCGACCGAGACGGTGCTGTTCCTCATCCGCCATCACCTGCGCATGTCGCAGGTCGCCTTCCGCCGCGACACCGAGGATCCGGAAATAGTCCGCGAGTTCGCCGCGCTCGTCGGCAGCGAGGAGCGCCTCAAGCTGCTGTGCCTGATGACGCTGGCCGACGTCGACGCGGTCAGCCCCGAGACGCTCACCCCCTGGAAAGAAGAGCTGTTGTGGCGGCTCTACGTCGACACCTACAACACGCTGACGCTGCAGTACGGCGACGACCTGATCGAGCGCACCCAGAGCATGGTCGCCGCGTGCGTCGAGCGCCGTCCGCCGGATCTCGAAGCCGGGGAGATCGCGGCGTTTCTCGAAGGACTGCCCAAACGCTACCTGCAGCTTTTCGATCGGCGCGCCGTCTACGAGCACGTGCAGCTGGCGCGCGACATCCATCCCGACGAAGTGCACCTGCGGCTGGTGCGCGCCGAGACGGCGTGGGAGCTGACCGTGGTCACCCTCGACAAGCCGATGCTGTTCGCCAACATCTGCGGCGTGCTGTCGTCGTTCGGCATGGACATCCTGCGCGGCCATGCCATGACCAACCCCAACGGACTGGTGCTCGACGTCTTCCAGTTTGCCGACGCCGAGCGCTTCCTGGCGCTGAACCCCGGCGCTTCGGAAGCGGTCCTGCACGCGCTCGAGGAGGTCGTGGCCGGCAGGTCCAACGTCGCCGACCGCCTACGCGGGCGCCTGCGCGGCCTGCGCCGGCGGCCGCTTCCCCGCGTCGATCCCATCGTCCGCATCGACGGCACCGTGTCGCGCAAGTATTCCGTCCTCGAGATTGTCCTCCCCGACGACTTCGGGCTGCTGTACCGTATCAGCCGTGCCATCTCGGAACAGGGCTGCGAGATCGATCTCGTCCTGATTTCCACAGAGGGGCACACGGCGATCGACGTGTTTCACCTGACCCGGCGCGGCGCCAAGCTGACGTCCGCCGAGCAGGAAGCCCTGAAGTCGTTTCTGCAACGCACGCTGGAGGACAACGAATGA
- the gltB gene encoding glutamate synthase large subunit, translated as MGLHDVDPPQRIGLYDPAFEHDACGVGFVVDIAGRRSHSVIARGLEVLINLQHRGACGCESNTGDGAGILIQIPDRFLRKALAGSVTLPDAGRYGVGMVFLPTDHSARARVRAAVERVVAEEGQTLLGWRHVPVEDSHLGPSAVASRPVFQQVLIGASDEIGSALERDPIAFERRLYVIRRRAEAAVDALSETDRQRFYIASLSSRTLIYKGMLTAAQIQPTFPDLADPDMESALALVHQRFSTNTFPSWPLAHPYRLIAHNGEINTLRGNVNWMKAREGLLRSPLFGPLPEDLGKLLPVIREGGSDTATFDNVLELLVMAGRSLPHALLMMIPEPWAGHETMDPALKAFYEYHSALMEPWDGPAAICFTDGTLVGAVLDRNGLRPLRYSVTRDGVVVAASEAGVLDLAPEDIVIKDRLRPGRIFLVDTAQGRIVSDDEIKQELAAAHPYADWLRENLVDIDDLPEPPYLPRVEHEHVIRRQRLFGYTDEDLRLLLTPMATTGEEPVGSMGTDSALAVLSDRPHVLFDYFKQTFAQVTNPPLDAIRERLVTMMGSTVGPEGNLLEPRPESCRQIKIAYPVIDNAQLARLRHVYLPAFRSTTISTLFDPSRKGIGLERALEDVKQRASDAVEAGYTIVILSDRSTDRHMAPIPSLLATAAVHHHLVRKGTRTRCGLVVESGDAREVHHCALLLGYGAGAVNPYLAFESISDLIEQGLLTHVTDDEAVAKYVHALNKGILKVMSKMGISTLQSYCGAQIFEAVGIDIRVVAKYFTGTSSRIGGVGIDEIAMEVLQRHRRAFAPRGRDAAGPTVGGEYQWRRNAEYHLFSPETVFRLQHATRSGQYEVFKQYTRSVDDQSRRLATLRGLLDLRPSTAPIPIDEIEPVDQIVTRFATGAMSYGSISEEAHTTLAIAMNRLGARSNTGEGGEDPGRYRRDANGDWRRSAVKQVASGRFGVTSEYLVNADEIQIKMAQGAKPGEGGQLPGFKVYPWIAKVRYATPGVGLISPPPHHDIYSIEDLAQLIYDLKNANPRARISVKLVAVAGVGTIAAGVAKAHADVVLISGHDGGTGAAPLTSIKHAGIPWELGLAETQQVLRMNGLRGRIVVQTDGQLKTGRDVVVAALLGAEEFGFATAPLVVSGCVMMRVCHLNTCPVGIATQDPALRARFTGKPEFVVNFFRFIAEEVREYMALLGFRTMDEMIGMVDRLNLRPAIEHWKARGLDYSPMLKEPFAPGPRRRVEAQDHGLERAFDRGLIAECGEAIAARTPVTIVRTVRNVDRAVGTMLGSEVTRRWGGEGLPDDTISIACTGSAGQSFGAFVPRGITLRLEGDANDYVGKGLSGGRIVVVAPRGAGFAPENNVIIGNVALYGATSGDAFIRGVAGERFAVRNSGASAVVEGVGDHGCEYMTGGRVAVLGHTGRNFAAGMSGGIAYVFDGDGAFASRCNTELVELQTIAPDDEGEELASLLRRHVAATGSTVATRLLLDWPASLGAFVRVMPVDYQRALRAAADAVAVASAAAPLAQVAHG; from the coding sequence GTGGGCTTGCACGACGTCGACCCTCCGCAGCGCATCGGTCTTTACGATCCGGCGTTCGAGCACGACGCGTGCGGCGTCGGCTTCGTCGTCGACATCGCCGGCCGCCGCTCGCACTCGGTGATCGCGCGCGGCCTCGAGGTGCTCATCAACCTTCAGCACCGCGGCGCCTGTGGCTGCGAGTCGAACACCGGCGACGGCGCCGGCATCCTGATTCAGATTCCGGACCGGTTCCTGCGCAAGGCGCTCGCCGGTAGCGTCACGCTGCCCGATGCCGGCCGCTACGGCGTCGGCATGGTCTTCCTGCCGACCGACCACAGCGCGCGCGCCCGGGTGCGCGCCGCCGTCGAGCGCGTCGTGGCTGAGGAAGGGCAGACGCTCCTCGGCTGGCGCCACGTGCCGGTCGAGGACAGCCACCTCGGGCCGTCGGCGGTTGCGTCCCGTCCCGTGTTTCAGCAGGTCCTGATCGGCGCGTCGGACGAGATCGGCAGCGCGCTCGAGCGCGATCCGATTGCGTTCGAGCGGCGCCTCTACGTGATTCGCAGGCGGGCCGAGGCCGCCGTGGACGCGCTGTCGGAAACGGATCGACAGCGGTTCTACATCGCGAGCCTGTCGTCGCGCACGCTGATCTACAAGGGCATGCTGACGGCGGCGCAGATTCAGCCGACCTTTCCCGACCTGGCCGATCCCGACATGGAATCGGCGCTCGCGCTCGTCCATCAGCGCTTCAGCACCAACACTTTCCCGTCGTGGCCGCTGGCGCATCCCTATCGCCTGATTGCGCACAACGGCGAGATCAACACGCTGCGCGGCAACGTCAACTGGATGAAGGCGCGCGAGGGGCTGCTGCGGTCGCCGCTCTTCGGCCCGCTTCCCGAGGACCTGGGGAAGCTGCTACCGGTGATCCGCGAGGGCGGCAGCGACACGGCGACCTTCGACAACGTGCTCGAGCTGCTGGTCATGGCCGGACGTTCGCTGCCGCACGCGCTGCTGATGATGATTCCGGAGCCGTGGGCCGGCCACGAGACGATGGACCCGGCGCTGAAGGCCTTCTACGAGTACCACTCGGCGCTGATGGAGCCGTGGGACGGCCCGGCGGCGATCTGCTTCACCGACGGCACGCTGGTCGGCGCGGTGCTCGATCGCAACGGCCTGCGGCCGCTGCGCTATTCGGTGACGCGCGACGGCGTGGTCGTCGCCGCCTCGGAAGCGGGCGTGCTCGACCTGGCGCCCGAGGACATCGTGATCAAGGATCGGCTGCGCCCCGGCCGTATCTTCCTTGTCGACACCGCGCAGGGGCGCATCGTCTCCGACGACGAGATCAAGCAGGAGCTGGCCGCGGCCCATCCCTACGCCGACTGGCTGCGCGAGAACCTGGTCGACATCGACGATCTACCCGAGCCGCCCTACCTCCCGCGCGTCGAGCACGAGCACGTCATCCGGCGCCAGCGCCTGTTCGGCTACACCGACGAGGACTTGCGGCTGCTGCTGACGCCGATGGCGACGACCGGCGAGGAGCCGGTCGGGTCGATGGGCACCGATTCCGCGCTGGCCGTGCTCTCCGACCGTCCACACGTCCTGTTCGACTACTTCAAGCAGACCTTCGCGCAGGTGACCAACCCGCCGCTCGATGCCATCCGCGAGCGGCTGGTGACGATGATGGGATCGACGGTCGGCCCCGAGGGGAACCTGCTCGAGCCGCGGCCGGAGTCGTGCCGCCAGATCAAGATCGCCTACCCGGTCATCGACAACGCGCAGCTGGCGCGGCTGCGCCACGTCTACCTGCCGGCATTCCGCTCGACGACGATCTCGACCTTGTTCGATCCATCGCGCAAGGGGATCGGGCTGGAGCGGGCGCTCGAGGACGTGAAGCAGCGCGCCTCCGATGCGGTCGAGGCCGGTTACACGATCGTCATCCTCTCGGACCGCTCGACGGATCGGCACATGGCGCCGATTCCGAGCCTGCTGGCGACCGCCGCCGTCCACCATCATCTGGTGCGCAAGGGCACGCGCACGCGCTGCGGCCTGGTCGTCGAGTCCGGCGACGCGCGCGAAGTGCACCACTGCGCGCTGCTGCTCGGCTACGGCGCCGGCGCCGTCAACCCCTATCTGGCGTTCGAGTCGATCTCCGACCTGATCGAGCAGGGACTCCTGACCCACGTCACCGACGACGAGGCGGTCGCCAAGTACGTGCACGCCCTCAACAAGGGCATCCTCAAGGTGATGTCGAAGATGGGGATCTCGACGCTGCAGAGCTATTGCGGCGCGCAGATCTTCGAGGCCGTCGGCATCGACATTCGCGTCGTCGCCAAATATTTCACCGGCACCTCCTCGCGCATCGGCGGCGTCGGCATCGACGAGATCGCGATGGAGGTGCTGCAGCGGCACCGCCGCGCCTTCGCGCCGCGCGGGCGCGACGCCGCAGGGCCGACCGTGGGCGGCGAGTACCAGTGGCGGCGCAACGCCGAGTACCACCTGTTCTCGCCCGAGACGGTGTTCCGACTGCAGCATGCCACGCGCAGCGGGCAGTACGAGGTCTTCAAGCAGTACACCAGGTCGGTCGACGATCAGTCGCGGCGGCTGGCAACACTGCGGGGGCTGCTCGATCTGCGCCCCTCGACGGCGCCGATCCCGATCGATGAAATCGAGCCGGTCGATCAGATCGTGACGCGCTTCGCCACCGGCGCCATGTCCTACGGATCGATCAGCGAGGAAGCGCACACGACGCTGGCGATCGCGATGAACCGCCTCGGCGCCAGATCCAACACCGGCGAAGGAGGCGAAGACCCGGGCCGCTATCGCCGCGACGCCAACGGCGACTGGCGCCGCAGCGCCGTGAAGCAGGTCGCCTCGGGGCGCTTCGGCGTGACCAGCGAATACCTGGTCAACGCCGACGAAATCCAGATCAAGATGGCGCAGGGGGCCAAGCCCGGCGAGGGGGGCCAGCTGCCCGGGTTCAAGGTCTATCCGTGGATCGCCAAGGTCCGCTATGCGACGCCAGGAGTGGGGCTGATCTCACCGCCGCCGCACCACGACATCTACTCGATCGAGGATCTCGCGCAGCTCATCTACGACCTGAAGAACGCCAACCCGCGGGCGCGCATCTCGGTCAAGCTGGTCGCGGTCGCCGGCGTCGGCACCATCGCCGCCGGCGTGGCCAAGGCGCACGCCGACGTCGTACTCATCTCCGGCCACGACGGGGGCACCGGCGCTGCGCCGCTGACCAGCATCAAGCACGCCGGCATCCCGTGGGAACTGGGGCTGGCCGAAACGCAGCAGGTGCTGCGTATGAACGGCCTGCGCGGCCGCATCGTCGTGCAGACCGACGGTCAGCTGAAGACCGGCCGCGACGTCGTCGTCGCGGCGCTCCTCGGCGCCGAAGAGTTCGGCTTCGCCACCGCGCCGCTGGTCGTCTCGGGCTGCGTGATGATGCGCGTCTGCCATCTCAACACCTGCCCGGTCGGCATCGCGACGCAGGACCCGGCGCTGCGCGCGCGCTTTACCGGCAAGCCGGAGTTCGTCGTCAACTTCTTCCGCTTCATCGCCGAAGAAGTTCGCGAGTACATGGCGCTGCTCGGCTTCCGCACGATGGACGAGATGATCGGCATGGTCGATCGCCTGAACCTGCGCCCGGCGATCGAGCACTGGAAGGCGCGCGGTCTCGACTACAGCCCGATGCTCAAGGAGCCGTTCGCGCCTGGACCGCGGCGGCGCGTCGAAGCCCAGGATCACGGCCTCGAGCGGGCGTTCGACCGCGGCCTGATCGCCGAGTGCGGCGAGGCGATCGCCGCGCGGACACCGGTGACGATCGTGCGGACGGTGCGCAACGTCGACCGCGCCGTCGGGACGATGCTGGGATCGGAAGTGACGCGGCGCTGGGGCGGCGAGGGGCTGCCCGACGACACGATCAGCATCGCCTGCACGGGTTCGGCGGGGCAGAGCTTCGGCGCGTTCGTGCCGCGCGGCATCACGCTGCGGCTCGAAGGGGACGCCAACGACTACGTCGGCAAAGGGCTGTCGGGTGGACGCATCGTGGTCGTGGCGCCGCGCGGCGCCGGCTTTGCCCCCGAGAACAACGTCATCATCGGCAACGTCGCGCTCTACGGTGCGACGAGTGGCGACGCCTTCATTCGCGGCGTGGCCGGCGAACGCTTCGCGGTCCGCAACAGCGGCGCCAGCGCTGTCGTCGAAGGGGTCGGGGATCACGGCTGCGAGTACATGACCGGCGGCCGCGTCGCAGTGCTGGGACATACCGGCCGCAACTTCGCCGCCGGCATGAGCGGCGGCATTGCCTACGTGTTCGACGGCGACGGCGCCTTCGCGTCGCGCTGCAACACCGAGCTCGTCGAACTGCAGACCATTGCGCCGGACGACGAAGGGGAAGAGCTCGCCTCGCTGTTGCGGCGGCATGTCGCCGCCACCGGCAGCACCGTGGCGACGCGGCTGCTCCTCGATTGGCCGGCCTCGCTCGGCGCGTTCGTCAGGGTGATGCCGGTCGACTATCAGCGGGCGCTCCGCGCCGCCGCCGATGCGGTGGCGGTGGCGTCCGCCGCCGCGCCGCTGGCGCAGGTGGCCCATGGGTAA
- a CDS encoding sulfite exporter TauE/SafE family protein, giving the protein MPPHLAQFAVITLIAAIVNGALGYGFSSITVPLALLFTTSRVLNPALVIVELVLNGYVLFVNRAALPDVRRRMTPIVVGLVPGILVGTLLVALVRPDWLKLWTFGVLLPLILLQAAGVRRPIRAERRWGAPLGAGVGALYALTTISGPPLALFLNNQGLAKREFRASLAFVRVAEAAFTAAAYAAAGLFTREALALAPAMVPSLLVGVPLGAWIIRRVDAESFRRICMSVDAWIVGFGASVLLRVLHVVDGPQAYAVLAVVAAADAILLYRFFSRQRQTPSALAPTLSHGEA; this is encoded by the coding sequence ATGCCGCCGCATCTTGCGCAGTTCGCCGTCATCACACTGATCGCCGCGATCGTCAACGGCGCGCTCGGCTACGGCTTCTCGTCGATCACGGTGCCGCTCGCGCTGCTCTTCACGACGAGCCGCGTGCTCAATCCGGCGCTGGTGATCGTCGAGCTCGTGCTGAACGGCTACGTGCTGTTCGTGAACCGGGCGGCGCTGCCCGACGTGCGCCGGCGCATGACGCCCATCGTCGTCGGCCTCGTCCCGGGAATCCTCGTGGGGACGCTGCTGGTAGCGCTCGTCCGGCCCGACTGGTTGAAGCTCTGGACCTTTGGCGTGCTGCTGCCGCTCATCCTCCTGCAGGCGGCGGGAGTACGGCGGCCGATCCGGGCCGAACGGAGGTGGGGGGCGCCGCTCGGGGCGGGCGTCGGCGCGCTCTACGCGTTGACGACGATCTCCGGTCCGCCGCTCGCCTTGTTCCTCAACAACCAGGGGCTGGCGAAACGAGAGTTCCGCGCCTCGCTGGCCTTCGTGCGGGTCGCCGAAGCGGCATTCACGGCGGCGGCCTATGCCGCTGCCGGGCTGTTCACGCGGGAAGCGCTGGCGCTGGCGCCGGCGATGGTGCCGAGCCTGCTGGTCGGCGTGCCGCTCGGCGCCTGGATCATCCGCCGCGTCGACGCCGAATCGTTCCGGCGGATCTGTATGAGCGTCGATGCGTGGATCGTCGGCTTCGGCGCGTCAGTGCTGCTGCGGGTGCTGCACGTGGTGGATGGGCCGCAGGCCTACGCCGTGCTCGCGGTGGTCGCCGCGGCCGACGCGATCCTGCTCTACCGGTTTTTCTCGCGGCAGCGGCAGACGCCGTCGGCCCTGGCGCCGACGCTGTCGCACGGGGAGGCGTGA
- a CDS encoding GTP-binding protein, which yields MSGLLRICTAGSVDDGKSTLIGRLLYDSRSVYEDQVTSVRAASRNRTAGPLDFSLFTDGLRAEREQGITIDVAYRYFATARRSFILADTPGHEQYTRNMATGASTADVAVLLVDARHGVRPQTDRHARIARLLGISTFVVAVNKMDLVGFDERVFAGIHESLPAVLDGARVQSIPISALDGDNVISNSARTPWYGGPALLPFLEQADAGAADPAAPFRFPVQLVIRPDHDFRGYAGQIASGRIAVGDPVTVWPSGRTTIVSRIVTWDGDLPAASAPMSVTLTLADELDVSRGDTLAEGTVHVGQRFSANMVWMDERPLQPGRPYVLKHGTRTVTADADAPLALNQIGVVGLTTGRPLVFEPYATNRTTGSFILIDPATNFTAGAGMIVEALPARAAAVAGGAAERLAAAARHAGSEADAIAAVRAVLEEVLV from the coding sequence ATGTCGGGACTGCTGCGCATCTGCACGGCGGGAAGCGTCGACGACGGCAAGAGCACGCTGATCGGCCGGCTGCTCTACGACTCGCGAAGCGTCTACGAGGACCAGGTGACCTCGGTCCGCGCCGCGTCCCGCAACCGCACGGCTGGGCCGCTCGACTTCTCGCTGTTCACCGACGGCCTGCGCGCCGAGCGTGAGCAGGGGATCACGATCGACGTTGCCTACCGTTATTTCGCGACCGCTCGGCGCAGCTTCATCCTCGCCGATACGCCTGGACACGAGCAGTACACGCGCAACATGGCCACCGGCGCGTCGACCGCCGACGTGGCGGTGCTGCTGGTGGACGCGCGGCACGGCGTGCGGCCGCAGACCGATCGCCATGCGCGAATTGCGCGGCTGCTCGGGATCTCGACCTTCGTGGTGGCGGTAAACAAGATGGATCTGGTCGGCTTCGACGAGCGGGTGTTCGCCGGAATTCACGAGAGCCTTCCCGCCGTGCTCGACGGCGCGCGCGTCCAGTCGATTCCGATCAGCGCGCTCGACGGCGACAACGTCATCAGCAACAGCGCCCGCACGCCGTGGTACGGCGGCCCGGCACTGCTGCCGTTTCTCGAACAGGCCGACGCCGGCGCCGCCGACCCGGCCGCGCCATTCCGCTTCCCGGTGCAGCTCGTCATCCGCCCCGATCACGACTTCCGCGGCTACGCCGGACAGATCGCGTCGGGCCGGATCGCGGTCGGCGACCCGGTGACGGTCTGGCCATCGGGCCGCACGACCATCGTCTCGCGCATCGTGACGTGGGACGGCGATCTGCCGGCCGCCTCGGCGCCGATGTCGGTGACCCTGACGCTCGCCGACGAACTCGACGTCAGCCGCGGCGACACCCTCGCGGAGGGCACCGTCCACGTCGGGCAGCGATTCAGCGCGAACATGGTCTGGATGGACGAGCGGCCGCTGCAGCCCGGCCGCCCCTACGTGCTGAAGCACGGCACGCGCACCGTGACCGCCGACGCCGACGCACCGCTGGCGCTGAACCAGATCGGCGTCGTGGGGCTGACGACCGGCCGCCCGCTCGTGTTCGAGCCGTATGCGACCAACCGCACGACCGGCAGCTTCATCCTGATCGATCCGGCGACGAACTTCACCGCCGGCGCCGGCATGATCGTCGAGGCGCTGCCGGCACGGGCCGCAGCGGTCGCCGGCGGAGCCGCTGAGCGGCTCGCCGCGGCCGCCCGGCACGCGGGATCGGAAGCCGACGCCATCGCCGCGGTGCGAGCCGTACTCGAGGAGGTCCTGGTATGA